TTCTCTCTACCAAGAGCCTTAACAGCAAGTATAGATGTAACAGTTGAATCAAGACCACCACTAACCCCTATAACAACACCCTTTGCAGATGCCCCTAGAACATTATCCCTAATAAAACCTATTATTATATCTACAGCCTTTTCATAGTCTATAGCATCTACAACAGTTCTATAGTCTATAAAATTCATAGAGCTTACCAATAATAGCAATAGGAGGAGAACTAAATAGCTCTACTCTCTAAAGAAATACCTAGATACTATCTCCATCATCTCAGTATCTGATAGAGGCTCCCTCCTACCAGTTCTACTATAGAGCTCCTGAATCTCTCTATATATAGTCTTTACCCTTGGATCATCCTTAGATATATCGCTATACCCAAGATAGTTCTTTATCCATAGAACAATAGCTGCAGTTCCAGAGTAAGGAGTTATTTCAACGCTATAAGGTTTTCCAAGAACTTCCATAGGATTGAACGGAAGATATACCTCAGGATTCTTCAACAGACCATCTGCATGAATCCCTGCCTTAGTCTTAAACGCATTTCTCCCCACAATAGGATAATGATCATTTACTCTATATCCCATAGACTCAAATAGATCTACAATTCTTGGCAAAGCCTTTAGATTTATATCGCTAGAGCCCTTTATACCTGTATAATGTATAGCTATTATCTCCAATGGACAGTTACCAGCTCTCTCACCAATACCGAGAAGAGTACAGTTAGCACTTGCAGCTCCATACATCCATGCAGATAGTTGATTAGCTACAGCAAGACCGAAATCGTTATGTGCATGAAACTCCAACTGCTCTTGTGAAACACCTGTCTCTCTCCTAATTGTAGTCACAATAGCTGGTATACCCCTTGGCAGAGGCACCTCAGGGAAGGGTAGTCCAAGGCCAAGTGTATCAGGCATTCTAAATGCTGGTTCAATACCATATTTTTCACCTAGCTCAAGAACCTTCTTTATAAATGGAACTACAGCACCATGTATATCAGCTCTAGTTATATCCTCCAAAGAACACTTAACCTTTATTCCATGTCTAAATGCCTCCTCTATAACCTCTAGATACTTACCAATAACCTCTTCTCTCGATAAACCAAATTTGTATCTGATATGGTAATCAGATATAGATGTAAGCATAATTGTCTCATCAAGACCTGCATCAATAACAAGTCTAAGATCACTCCTTGTAGCTCTTATCCATGATATAACCTTTGGATATCTATATCCATAGCTCTTCAAAATCTTTACAACCTCCCTATCCTTATCAGTATAGAGAAACACTTCTGTAGCTCTTATAGCACCTCTACCACCGATATCAACTAAAAGCTCATATATCTTAACAGACTCCTCAATACTAAAGTTCCTCCATCCCTGCTGACCATCTCTAAGAGTAGTATCAGTTATATATATACTCCTAAGATTCTCCTCAATCTCTCTAGAACTAGGTATTATCCTTGGAACACTATTAAATGGATATACATCTCTATAGAAAAAATCTTGAGAAGACATGTAAAGACCCTATACATCTAGATAGTGATATATCTCTATAGGTGTTGGATAAGACATTATCTTCCTCGCCTCCTCCCTCTTAAGCTCTATATAACTCTCAATAAGATCTTGGGAGAATATAGGTTTAAGCCACTCATAATCAGATTCAAGCTCATCTAAAGCCTCATCCAATGACCTTGGAAGCTCCTTTACACCTAGAGCTTTTCTCCTCTCTGGTGAAAGCTTATATATATTCTCATCAACAGGATCACCAGGACTAATCTTCTTCTTAACACCATCGAGACCAGCTAGAAGTATTGCTACTAGTGCTAGATATGGATTTGCACTTGGATCAGGAGGTCTATACTCTATCCTTATAGAGCGCTTCGAATTGCTATACATAGGTACTCTTATAGCTGCACTCCTATTACCCCTACTCCAGACAAGATATATAGGTGCTTCATAGCCTGGTACAAGCCTCTTATAACTATTTACAGTAGGATTGACGATAGCTGATAAAGCTCTTCCATGCTCTATCAAACCACCTATAAAATATCTTGCATATTCACTCAAATGTGCATAGCCATCGTTCTCATCGTAAAAGAGATTATCATCACCTCTCCATATACTTACATGGACATGCATACCACTACCATTATCACCATATATAGGCTTAGGCATAAACGTTGCTATATACCCCTTTCTAAAAGCCATAGCCCTAACAACAAATTTTACAGTCTGTATAGCATCTGCCTCCCATGTCGTCATACCGCCTCTAAAGTTTATCTCATGCTGAGAAGCTGCTGCAACCTCATGGTGTACAACCTCAATATCTATACCAAAATACTTCTTCAGAACATCTCCTATCTCCATCTTAAGCTCATAAAATCTATCCTTTGGATAAACACTATAGTATCCATCCTTAGTCCTATTAACAAATGCTGTACCATTCCACGGAGCCTCACTACTCATAATCTCAAAGAACTGTCTCCATGAATCTATAGATACAGAGACCTTGTCAAATATATAGAACTCTAGCTCTGCAGAGACAAAAGGTTTTAACCCCTGTGAAACTAGCATACTATCAATCTTCTCAGCAACATATCTAGGATCCCTAGATAGTCTATCCCCCTGGAAATAAACACCACATATAACTCTACCAAGCCCTTCAACCCATGGAATCAAAGCAAAAGTCTCTGGAAAAGGCTTTAAAACAAGATCACTCTCCTCTACACCTACAAACCCCTTAACACTACTACCATCGAGCTTCCCAAGACTATCTCTAACACTATCAGGTGTCAACATATCTGTTGATATAGTTACATGCCTTAGATATCCCAGTAGATCTGTAAACTGAAGATCTAGCCATCTAATCCTACTAGATTTTACTCTTTCAATTAATTCTATTGTCAATATACTCACTCTGCTACACCTTAGAAAATGGACAGATATATAAGCGCTTCTATCTTGATATATGGACAGGTGTCCATGTAGTTAACACACCTATGCTAATATTGCAACCTTATCGGGCACATCTCTATGTCTAGAACATCTTGACACTT
Above is a genomic segment from Ignisphaera aggregans DSM 17230 containing:
- a CDS encoding (R)-citramalate synthase (COGs: COG0119 Isopropylmalate/homocitrate/citramalate synthase~InterPro IPR000891:IPR002034~KEGG: kcr:Kcr_0973 2-isopropylmalate synthase~PFAM: pyruvate carboxyltransferase~PRIAM: (R)-citramalate synthase~SPTR: B1L5J0 2-isopropylmalate synthase~PFAM: HMGL-like); this translates as MSSQDFFYRDVYPFNSVPRIIPSSREIEENLRSIYITDTTLRDGQQGWRNFSIEESVKIYELLVDIGGRGAIRATEVFLYTDKDREVVKILKSYGYRYPKVISWIRATRSDLRLVIDAGLDETIMLTSISDYHIRYKFGLSREEVIGKYLEVIEEAFRHGIKVKCSLEDITRADIHGAVVPFIKKVLELGEKYGIEPAFRMPDTLGLGLPFPEVPLPRGIPAIVTTIRRETGVSQEQLEFHAHNDFGLAVANQLSAWMYGAASANCTLLGIGERAGNCPLEIIAIHYTGIKGSSDINLKALPRIVDLFESMGYRVNDHYPIVGRNAFKTKAGIHADGLLKNPEVYLPFNPMEVLGKPYSVEITPYSGTAAIVLWIKNYLGYSDISKDDPRVKTIYREIQELYSRTGRREPLSDTEMMEIVSRYFFRE
- a CDS encoding glutamine synthetase, type I (COGs: COG0174 Glutamine synthetase~InterPro IPR008146:IPR008147:IPR004809~KEGG: sso:SSO0366 glutamine synthetase (glutamate ammonia ligase) (GS). (GlnA-1)~PFAM: glutamine synthetase catalytic region; glutamine synthetase beta-Grasp~SPTR: C5SS60 Glutamine synthetase, type I~TIGRFAM: glutamine synthetase, type I~PFAM: Glutamine synthetase, catalytic domain; Glutamine synthetase, beta-Grasp domain~TIGRFAM: glutamine synthetase, type I), encoding MSILTIELIERVKSSRIRWLDLQFTDLLGYLRHVTISTDMLTPDSVRDSLGKLDGSSVKGFVGVEESDLVLKPFPETFALIPWVEGLGRVICGVYFQGDRLSRDPRYVAEKIDSMLVSQGLKPFVSAELEFYIFDKVSVSIDSWRQFFEIMSSEAPWNGTAFVNRTKDGYYSVYPKDRFYELKMEIGDVLKKYFGIDIEVVHHEVAAASQHEINFRGGMTTWEADAIQTVKFVVRAMAFRKGYIATFMPKPIYGDNGSGMHVHVSIWRGDDNLFYDENDGYAHLSEYARYFIGGLIEHGRALSAIVNPTVNSYKRLVPGYEAPIYLVWSRGNRSAAIRVPMYSNSKRSIRIEYRPPDPSANPYLALVAILLAGLDGVKKKISPGDPVDENIYKLSPERRKALGVKELPRSLDEALDELESDYEWLKPIFSQDLIESYIELKREEARKIMSYPTPIEIYHYLDV